A window of Desulfopila inferna contains these coding sequences:
- a CDS encoding S-methyl thiohydantoin desulfurase domain-containing protein, which produces MVNDYYRIADLKYIAAGAAILASGGGGSYLDAVNIIKEFEATGWSGAIPIQEYDGATNCCVLAMMGSPDAAANMTLSDVNHSIANTISTFQQAAGFVLSCVIPVEIGAINTIVPFLAAAQTDNSISWVVDGDGAGRAVPELPQTSYGGSPNLAVSPCSLANNAGTLTAIQSATLKAGSAAQMEALAGSITSAFGSFAGIALWPSNISNQYALSGNYIKNTVSQTRALGQFLLTATTPPPTAIVACKIAELTDRAAVPVLTNFYITAIIQTTTSGSLDAGIIRLDNSPDQSKSTETHYLYNLNENLIMYSSLGSVPNIIAPDSICYYSESNGLGFSNATNDLALYFNSETGKSTGSTVSIIKVNAAPTLCKTPGVVASFAELLRNIGYAGALPYPQELESGI; this is translated from the coding sequence ATGGTCAATGATTACTACAGGATTGCTGATCTTAAGTATATTGCTGCAGGTGCTGCAATCCTGGCCAGCGGTGGCGGTGGAAGCTATCTCGACGCTGTGAATATCATCAAAGAATTTGAGGCTACTGGTTGGAGCGGTGCCATTCCCATACAAGAATATGATGGCGCAACAAACTGTTGCGTACTTGCCATGATGGGTTCACCGGATGCCGCCGCCAACATGACGCTATCTGATGTTAATCATTCCATCGCCAATACCATCAGCACATTTCAACAAGCAGCAGGCTTTGTTTTGAGTTGCGTCATTCCAGTTGAAATCGGGGCAATCAACACTATCGTACCCTTCCTGGCAGCGGCTCAAACCGATAATTCTATCAGCTGGGTCGTCGATGGCGACGGGGCCGGCAGAGCCGTGCCGGAACTGCCGCAAACCAGCTACGGTGGCAGCCCTAACCTGGCAGTAAGCCCCTGTTCACTGGCAAATAACGCCGGTACATTAACAGCTATTCAATCTGCCACTTTAAAGGCAGGATCTGCAGCGCAGATGGAAGCCTTAGCCGGCAGCATCACTTCTGCTTTTGGAAGCTTTGCAGGCATAGCCCTCTGGCCATCCAATATCAGTAATCAATATGCATTGTCGGGGAATTATATAAAGAATACTGTCAGCCAAACCAGAGCCTTAGGGCAATTTCTGCTGACTGCAACAACACCTCCACCAACAGCCATCGTTGCCTGTAAAATTGCAGAACTCACTGATCGAGCTGCAGTACCTGTGCTTACCAATTTTTATATCACCGCTATTATTCAAACGACAACCAGCGGTTCCCTTGATGCCGGCATCATTCGTTTGGACAATTCACCAGACCAGAGCAAAAGCACGGAAACACATTATTTATACAATCTCAACGAGAACTTAATCATGTATTCAAGTCTTGGCAGTGTTCCAAACATCATCGCCCCGGATTCTATCTGCTATTATTCGGAAAGCAATGGACTCGGTTTTTCCAATGCGACTAACGACCTCGCTCTTTATTTCAATTCAGAAACAGGGAAAAGCACAGGCAGTACGGTGAGCATCATTAAGGTCAATGCAGCGCCGACACTTTGCAAGACTCCAGGGGTGGTCGCTTCTTTTGCAGAGCTGTTGCGCAACATCGGATATGCAGGCGCACTCCCATATCCTCAAGAGCTAGAGTCTGGAATTTAA